The window CTGGTCCGTCCAGGGGTCGGTCACCAGCTCGCTCACCCGGGCCTCGACACTCAGCCCGTCCGCCGCGAGCGCCGCGGCGAGGTCCTCGACGGCGTAGCGCAGCCAGGGCCATTCGCTGGCGTAGTGGGCCGTGTCGACGAGGAACGGTGTGCCCGCCGGCCCGGGTTTGCCGGCAGCCCGGGCCTCGAACTCGGCCCGCTCGCGCAGCTCGGAGGCCGGGTGGTGGCGCAGGTCGGAGGTGACGTAGACGTCGGCCGCGGCGGCGCGTACGGCGTCGAAGTAGCCGTCGCCGGATCCGCCGAGGACGGCGGCCGTGGTCACCACAGCGTCCGGGTCGCCCGAGAAGCGGATCCCCTGGGCTGTGGCGGGCAGCGCGGCCGCGACGCGGCGCGCGAAGTCGGCGAGCGTGGTGGGCTCGGCGAGGCGGCCTACTCGGCCGATGCCGCGCTGGGCGCCTGGCCGGCGTCGCTCAGCTCGAGCGGTCGCCGGTCGGTGATGCCGACGAGGTCGGCGAGGGCGTCGGCGACACCCCGCGGGGCGGCGTCGGCGTTGGTGTGCGCCACTTGCAGGGCGCACCCGCCGGTGAGCAGCCGGTGCACCACCGAGCCCTTGAACGTGGTGGCGGCCACGGAGCTCACCCCCCGCAGGAACAGGGGGTGGTGGGTGACGATCAGGTCGGTGCCCCAGTCCAGTGCCTGGTCGACGACGGCGGTCACGGGGTCCACCGCGAACAGCACCTTGCGTACGGGTGCGGCGGGGTCACCGGCCACGAGTCCGACGGCGTCCCACCCCTCCGCCGTCGACGGCGGGTAGAGGCCGTCCAGGGCGCCGACGACCTGCGCCAGCGTGGGGACATCATTGCTGCTCACACCCGGCAGCGTAGTACGGGGCGCCGGTTGCGGCGGGGTTGTCCGGTTCCCTCAGGCGGGTCGATCCGGACCTTGCTAGCGTCCGGAAACGTGGACACCGAGCCGCTTTACGACATCCTTGCCCACCTCCTCCCCAGCCAGCGCGTCGAGACCCCCGCATGAGCGGCAGGGCACACCTGCTGACCGCTCTCCGTAACCGTGTGGACATCCGGGATCTCCTCCCGTCCCGCGCCGACTACGACCTCCGTCCCCGGACCCTGCGCTCCGACCTCCTGGCGGGGGTCACCGTAGGCGTCGTCGCCCTGCCGCTCGCGCTCGCCTTCGGCGTCAGCTCCGGTGTCGGGCCGGCGGCCGGCCTCGTGACCGCCGTCGTCGCCGGCATCGTCGCCGCCGTGTTCGGCGGGTCGAACGTCCAGGTCAGCGGCCCGACCGGCGCCATGGCAGTGGTCCTCGCCCCCATCGTGGCGCAGCACGGCCTGGGTTCCGTCGCACTCGTGACGCTGCTCGGCGGGGTGATGGTGCTGGCGTGCGGCCTGCTTCGGCTGGGCCGCGTCGTCACCTACATCCCGTGGCCTGTGGTCGAGGGCTTCACCCTCGGCATCGCGGCGATCATCTTTCTGCAGCAGGTCCCGGCCGCGTTCGGTGTCACCGACGAGACCGGGCACAACACCCTGCTCACCGCGATCCGCTCGATCGGCACGGCGCTGTGGCCGTGGGGCGCCGTCGTCGAGAGCCACTTCAGCAGGGGTGGTGTCGACGGCGGTGCGGTCGACGGCGGCATGCTCACCTGGGTCTGGACCCTCGCCGTCGTGGCGGTAGTCGCCGCCGTGATGCTGCTGCTGCCCCGTGTGGCGCGCGCCCTGCCGGCGTCGCTCGTCGCCGTCGCGCTGGTGACCCTGATCGCGGAGCTGTCCGACGCACCGGTGCCGCGCATCGGTGAGCTGCCCAGCTCGCTCCCCTTCCCCGTGCTGCCCGACGCCACCCCGGGCGCCGTCCGAGACCTGGTAGGAGCGGCCCTCGCGATCGCCGCGCTGGCCGCCATCGAGTCGCTGCTCTCGGCGCGGGTCGCGGCATCCATGCCTACGGAAACACCCACCGGCACCGGGCCGTACCACCCGGACCGGGAGCTCGTGGGGCAGGGCCTCGCGTCCTTGGCGAGCGGACTGTTCGGCGGCATTCCCGCCACGGGTGCGATCGCCCGCACCGCGGTCAACGTGCGCTCGGGGGCCCGCACCCGCCTGGCCGCCGTCGTGCACGCGCTGGTGATCCTGGCAGTGATCTACCTGGCCACCGGCCCGGTAGGGCGCATCCCGCTGGCCGCGCTGGCGGGTGTGCTGATGGTGACGTCGTTCCGGATGATCGGCGCCGCGACCATCCGGTCGGTGCTCACCTCGACCCGCCCGGACGCCCTCACGTTTGTGGTCACCGCGGTGATCACCGTGGCGTTCGACCTCATCGACGCCGTGCAGATCGGCCTGCTGATCGCGGCGTTCTTCGCGCTGCGGGCAGTGGCCGGGTCGACGTCGGTGCGGCTGGAGCCGCTGCCCGGTGTTGCGCACGAGGGCGACGAGCGGATCGCGCTGTTCCGGCTGGAGGGCGCAATGTTCTTCGGGGCGTCCGACCGGATCCTCGGCGAGGTCACCGCGCTGACACCCGGGTCCGTCGACGTCGTGATCCTGCGGCTCTCGCACCTGCAGCTGGTGGATGCCACCGGGGCGCGCGCCCTCGCGGACCTCGTGGCGGAGCTCGAACGGCGCGGCGTGACCGTGCTGGTGAAGGGCATCCGGCCGCAGCACCGCCGGATCCTGGAGGCCGTGGGCCTGCACCGGGAGCTGCGGCACGAGAGCCACCTCTTCACCGCCCTGCCGGCCGCTGTCGCCTTTGCCCGGTCGCACATCCGGCAGACCACGTCCGGCGGACGCTGACCACCTAGATTCACGCCGCCTGGATTCACGCCACCTAGATTCACACCGCCGTCACACCCCGCCGTCACACCGCGGAGGACCTGGCGCGCATAGGCTTTCACCGTGACCGAGTCAGCAGCCAGTGCAGCAGCAAGCACACCAGCGCCACGCATGAACGTCGAGTCGTTCAACCTGGACCATCGCGCCGTCGCCGCCCCGTACGTGCGGCTCGCCGACCGCAAGCAGCTCGCGGGCGGGGACGTGATCGTCAAGTACGACGTGCGGTTCACGCAGCCCAACGTGGCGCACCTGGAGATGCCGACCGTCCATTCCCTGGAGCACCTGTTCGCGGAGCACTCGCGCAACCACTCCGACGCCGTCCTGGACTTCTCCCCGATGGGCTGCCAGACCGGCTTCTACCTGATGCTGCAGGGCGAACCGCCCTACGAGGACGTCCTCGCCCTCATCGCAGCGACGATGCGCGACATCGTCGCGGCCACCGAGGTGCCCGCGGCGAACGAGGTGCAGTGCGGCTGGGGCGCGAACCACTCCCTGGCCGGCGCCCAGGAGGCCGCGTCCGCATTCCTGTCGGCCCGCGGTGTGTGGTCGCAGGTGTTCGGTGACGGCGCCTCCGGCGAGGCGTCGGCACGCGACGCCGCCGCCCGGGACGCGGCGGCTCGGGAGGCTGCGGCGCGGGACGCGGCGGCCGGGATACACCGGCCGGGTTCGCCGCTGCCGGGCACGTCGCTGCCGGGCGTCGAGCAGTGAGCGGGGAGGTGCCCGTCGCCGTCGTGCTCGTCGCGATGGACGACGAGGCCACGCCGTTCCTCCAACTCGCCTCCGACGTGGGCGAGCCCGAACGCGTGGGCCGCGCCGAGCACCGGCGGATCACGCTGGCCGGACAACCGGTAGTGCTGGTGCGCACCGGCATCGGCTTCGTCAACACGACGGCCGCGGGCACAACCGCGATCCTGCGCTACGGCGACGGCGTGCCGCTGATCAGCGCGGGCAGCGCGGGTGGGCTCGCCAAGGACATCGCGGTGGGCGACGTCGTGCTGGGCACGCGCCTCGTGAACGCCGACGCCGACGCCCGTGCCTTTGGGTACGTGCTCGGCCAGGTCCCGGGCATGCCGGAGGCGTACGACGCCGATCCGGGACTCACCGACGCCGTCCGGCGGGCTGCGGCGGATGCTCCCGGGGCCCAGGTCCTTCGTGAGGGCACCATCGGGTCGGGCGAGAAGTTCGTGATCGCTGACCTGGCGGCGCAGCTCCGCGCGGACTTCCCGGACATGCTCGCCGTCGACATGGAGTCGGCGGCGCTGGCCCAGCTCTGCCACAACTTCGGCGTCGCCTTCGTGTCGGTGCGGGCCGTCTCAGACCTGTGCGCGCCCGACGGCACCGAGTTCCTCACACACGTCGACGACGCCGCGCAGCGCTCCGCCCGCCTGGTCGCATCGGCCGTGGGGCTGCTGGCCGGCTGATGACGATGGATGCGACCTTCTGGGACGAGGCGGACCGCCTCCTGATCCGCTACGGGCCGAGCTTCAACCCGCGGGTCATCGAACGTGCCGCCGGCGCGTACGTCTACGACACCGACGGCACAGCGATCCTCGACTTCACCTCGGGGCAGATGAGCTCGATCCTCGGGCACGCCCACCCGGACATCGTCGCCACGGTCTCGAAGGCGATCGGTTCGCTGGACCACCTGTTCAGCGGCATGCTCAGCGCCCCGGTCCTGGGGCTGGCCGGCCGGCTCGCCGCTACCCTGCCGCCCGCGCTGAGCAAGACCATGCTGCTCAGCACCGGCGCCGAGTCGAACGAGGCGGCCATCAAGATGGCCAAGCTCTCGACCGGCCGCTACGAGATCGTCTCGTTCGACCGCTCGTGGCACGGCATGACCCAGGGTGCGGCGTCCGCTACCTTCTCGGCGGCGCGGCACGGTTACGGTCCGCCGACGCCGGGCAACCTCGCGCTGCCCACCCCGAACGCGTACCGGTCGCCGTTCCGGGCGGCCGACGGGTCCTACGACTGGGCGGCCGAGCTCGAATACGGCTTCGCGCTCGTGGACCAGCAGTCGTCCGGGAGCCTCGCCGCGTGCCTCGTCGAACCCATCCTGTCCTCGGGCGGGATCATCGACCTGCCACCCGGGTACCTCGGCCGCCTCAAGGAGATGTGCGAGGCGCGTGGGATGCTGCTCATCCTCGACGAGGCGCAGACCGGTCTCGGCCGCACCGGGACCATGTACGCGTTCGAGCGCGACGGCGTCACCCCCGACATCCTGACTCTCTCGAAGACCCTCGGTGCGGGGCTGCCGGTGGCGGCAGTGATCACGACCGCCGAGATCGAGCAGGCCTGCTTCGACCGCGGGTTCCTCTTCTACACGACGCACGTCTCCGACCCGCTGGCCGCCGCCGTCGGGCTGACCGTCCTGGACGTCATCGAGCGGGAGCACCTCGTCGAGCGTTCGGCGAAGCTGGGCGAACAGCTCACCGAGCGC is drawn from Promicromonospora sp. Populi and contains these coding sequences:
- a CDS encoding SulP family inorganic anion transporter, coding for MSGRAHLLTALRNRVDIRDLLPSRADYDLRPRTLRSDLLAGVTVGVVALPLALAFGVSSGVGPAAGLVTAVVAGIVAAVFGGSNVQVSGPTGAMAVVLAPIVAQHGLGSVALVTLLGGVMVLACGLLRLGRVVTYIPWPVVEGFTLGIAAIIFLQQVPAAFGVTDETGHNTLLTAIRSIGTALWPWGAVVESHFSRGGVDGGAVDGGMLTWVWTLAVVAVVAAVMLLLPRVARALPASLVAVALVTLIAELSDAPVPRIGELPSSLPFPVLPDATPGAVRDLVGAALAIAALAAIESLLSARVAASMPTETPTGTGPYHPDRELVGQGLASLASGLFGGIPATGAIARTAVNVRSGARTRLAAVVHALVILAVIYLATGPVGRIPLAALAGVLMVTSFRMIGAATIRSVLTSTRPDALTFVVTAVITVAFDLIDAVQIGLLIAAFFALRAVAGSTSVRLEPLPGVAHEGDERIALFRLEGAMFFGASDRILGEVTALTPGSVDVVILRLSHLQLVDATGARALADLVAELERRGVTVLVKGIRPQHRRILEAVGLHRELRHESHLFTALPAAVAFARSHIRQTTSGGR
- the mtnN gene encoding 5'-methylthioadenosine/S-adenosylhomocysteine nucleosidase, whose translation is MSGEVPVAVVLVAMDDEATPFLQLASDVGEPERVGRAEHRRITLAGQPVVLVRTGIGFVNTTAAGTTAILRYGDGVPLISAGSAGGLAKDIAVGDVVLGTRLVNADADARAFGYVLGQVPGMPEAYDADPGLTDAVRRAAADAPGAQVLREGTIGSGEKFVIADLAAQLRADFPDMLAVDMESAALAQLCHNFGVAFVSVRAVSDLCAPDGTEFLTHVDDAAQRSARLVASAVGLLAG
- a CDS encoding aspartate aminotransferase family protein, whose translation is MDATFWDEADRLLIRYGPSFNPRVIERAAGAYVYDTDGTAILDFTSGQMSSILGHAHPDIVATVSKAIGSLDHLFSGMLSAPVLGLAGRLAATLPPALSKTMLLSTGAESNEAAIKMAKLSTGRYEIVSFDRSWHGMTQGAASATFSAARHGYGPPTPGNLALPTPNAYRSPFRAADGSYDWAAELEYGFALVDQQSSGSLAACLVEPILSSGGIIDLPPGYLGRLKEMCEARGMLLILDEAQTGLGRTGTMYAFERDGVTPDILTLSKTLGAGLPVAAVITTAEIEQACFDRGFLFYTTHVSDPLAAAVGLTVLDVIEREHLVERSAKLGEQLTERLLTLRERYDVVGDVRGRGLLQGIELVRDKESKAPADALGSAVTSACLERGLHMNIVQLPGMGGIFRIAPPLTISEDDLHAGLDILEASLGAVLDGQGA